Within Planctomycetota bacterium, the genomic segment GTCGAACCTCTACGCGGGTACCGGCAGGCACTTCGGTCCTACGCGAAGGAAGCCCACGCCGCCGCCGACGCGACCAGCGGCATGCGCGGCGCGGCCGGCTCGGGCTGGCATAGCGTCAAGAGCGTCTTCGGCGACGAACGCCGGGAATTGCCCAACGACAAGCAACGCATCGCCGCCGAGACAGCGCTCGACGCCGCGGGCGCGAAACTGGCCGCGGCATTCGGCGATGTTGAGTTGTACGAAAATCTCCCGGGCATGAACTGAGCCGCGTTGCCACGCAACGCTGGTGTTTCGCAAGAGCACACGGTCTCGCACTTGCGGACCGCCAGCGTTGCGTGGCAACGCGGCTCACATCGTCTGCAGCTTCCGCAGCGCACGCATCACGCTCTCGTCGGTTTCCTCCAACGACACGTCACGGATCGGCACCCACTTCACATCCAGCGCATCGTCGCCGGCCACCGCCGAGGGATCGTCGACGCGGAACACGAACCGCACGTCGAAGTGCTCGTGTGCCGGCTCGGCTTTCTTCGGGTTCGCCGGGATCGGATGCACGTCGAGGTCCAGCAGCCCCTCGGTCTCAGCGACGATGCCGGCCTCTTCGCGCAGTTCCCGCGCCGCCGTGTCGGCCAGCGTCGCGTCAGTCTCATCCACATGCCCGCCGGGCTGGAGCCAGCGCAGCAACTTCGCGTGCCAGATCAACAGCACGTTGTTGCCGTGTAGCACGAACGCGCTGGCAGTGAAGTGGCCCGGCGTGAACTGCCCGCGATACAGCGGGGCCGGCGTGTTGAGCAGCGCGAGCATCCGGTCGCGATGCCGAAACTCCGCCGCATCGACTGGTGGGTATTGCTCGAGCAAAGACCGCAACTCAATCACAACGCGCCCTGGGCCATGTACACTTCCTCGAACGGCTGCACCACGACAAAGCCCGGGCCGTTGCCGCCGACGAACTTCATCTGGATGCTCTCGCCGCTGCCGCGGCCGAAGAAGCTCTTGAGCTGGATGTCGGTCTTGAAGTCGGGCGCGAGATTGCCGCTCCAAGCGATCGTGGCGTTGGGGTCGGTGAAGATCTCCTGGCCGGGCTCGACGCGGAGGGTGAGCGGGTCGTAGTGGGTGGTGAGCGCGACCAAGCCGGAGCCTTCGAACTTCACGTTGAACAGCCCGCCGCCGAGCATCGCGCCGATCTTGCGCATCATGTTGATGTCCCACTGCAGCGACATCTCGAAGGCAAGCACGTCATTGCCATTGACGAAAAGCGACTCGCCGTTGAGCTGCAGGACGGTGATCTTCTTGCCGGCGTCGGCGAGGTAGACCTTGCCGGTGCCTACGGCCTTGGTCAGGCGGGCGCCCTCGCCGGTGAAGGCTTTCTTGAACATCTTGCCAAGCCCGTGCTCGGCGATGCCTTCGCGCTCGAACTGGACGTTGCCGTTGTAGGCGATCATCGAGCCCATCTTGGTCCAGACGGTGCCGTGG encodes:
- a CDS encoding NUDIX hydrolase, encoding MRSLLEQYPPVDAAEFRHRDRMLALLNTPAPLYRGQFTPGHFTASAFVLHGNNVLLIWHAKLLRWLQPGGHVDETDATLADTAARELREEAGIVAETEGLLDLDVHPIPANPKKAEPAHEHFDVRFVFRVDDPSAVAGDDALDVKWVPIRDVSLEETDESVMRALRKLQTM
- a CDS encoding AIM24 family protein; amino-acid sequence: MEQTKFSLNDFLAETSQQDHGGGFFELEQARLLEINLDGSPTHGTVWTKMGSMIAYNGNVQFEREGIAEHGLGKMFKKAFTGEGARLTKAVGTGKVYLADAGKKITVLQLNGESLFVNGNDVLAFEMSLQWDINMMRKIGAMLGGGLFNVKFEGSGLVALTTHYDPLTLRVEPGQEIFTDPNATIAWSGNLAPDFKTDIQLKSFFGRGSGESIQMKFVGGNGPGFVVVQPFEEVYMAQGAL